The DNA sequence ATTTCAAAGAAgcttctcttttttttgctattttatcTGACTCAATATGCAAGTTAAGAGCTTGATAGCAAAGACTGGTTTGGCTATGACACGAAGGTCTTACCATGTATAATCCCTATACCTAGTGAGTTTATTGAATTATACTTTTAATCTATTCGAAGGTAAAAAAGAATGAAACACAACGTATGGAGTTCTATATTAGAGATATAGGacgataaaagaaaaaaaaagccgaTTGGAAAAAAATGCTGCAAAAAGACGTGGActccaagaaaaaaatgtccTTCATAGCAGTACATGGGAAAAAAATCCTGAACATCCGAttggcgaaaaaaaaaaattcttgcaGACATaaaattaccccccccccccccccctccctcaaaagtcaaatggtccgCCCTCGATACGACCGGTGTGacctaccctggttccagagcctcgagcgTCTCTATTTATTGGCCAGCGAGGATGAGACGTCTCAACATCGTAGGTGCGACTAAATGGAAACCAACGAACATTAGGGTCCTATCAGTCGTACGCGAGCCGTGTGCTTACTTCTCTGGGGGTAAACCCTAGACGACTGTCATGACCCTTACGACTGTTACAactatatggaaaccaggcttTAGAGTGGCCAAACAGAGGAGAGAAAAGTAAAACGAGCGCATGGCTAGAAATTAAGGGACAGGAGGAACATCAAAGAGAGGTTAAGAGCTAGCAACACAAAGACTTCACTCTTTTTTCGctataaaaaccttttttataagaacgtccagcctgagatttcaccaaattttaagaacatcctTAGAGCATCCCGAGgatgagatagcagaattctttttctttatagtcctgatgtgttctaaaatgTAGAATCAAATTTTGCTTATAATAACAGCCTTATTATGGCTATTGATTATTAGTGTAAttataattcattgggtattattcttcttatatacactaaaaattTAGGAACATCGTTAAATTCAACCTTAAAATGATcccaaaataagaacggcccagcctcaactgaaaattagacgttcttacgTACATAAAAGAGTGTCTTTGAGATGGGAGCACTTGATTTGGAGCATAGCTCTGCTGTGCCTTCCGTACCGTATGGCTGGTAAAGGTTATAGTACGGTACGCACTACACAAGTGGTTTGAGATATCAGTTATTGCTACGAATAATTTCCATGGCCGAAAGCATGAGCCATCTATAAAGGAACATGAGTACAGAAAGGCCGTGTAGACTTACCTGAAATATAGAGCTAGTAACTAGTCGAATGTGTAAGATCGTGAGCCTAATCAAGAGACTTGTACGGACTTACCCACTGGGATGTGACGTTAGTACTATCGTGTGACCTACTGCCATTGCGTTACACAAGCCGAGAAGACATTGTGGACTGCGTTACACATTGCGAAAACAAGAACTTTAAAAGAACAAGTTGACAGCAAGAAGATATTATGCCAAACCAATAACTGTTTTTTCAGGTTACAAATGAGTATTAACAATACGATATTATGTCAAACCAATACCTGCCTTTTTCAGGTTACAAATGATAGTATTATAATGCTATGCAAGCGGTTACAGCTAGtgtgtacaaagttcattgagaTAATAATGGTAAACAAATAGAGTAAATGGAATAAATCAAGGGAAATTGtgaataatgattaataggGAGGAGGGAATGAGTGGTTATCAAACGGTTTCTTCTTGCCGGTTGAGGCCGCAGGTTTCTAGCCTGCTCTCCGGGGTTTCGGGATTGGTTCTAGGGCGCCTGCACGAGCTATCAGTGATATCTGATGCATTAATAGAGGTTTTACGGTCACTTCTTTTGATTTTCACTACATGAAGCACTGGAAACAATTAAAACGTTATTAAATCAAAAATTACCCCTTCGGTGCGCCAAAAAAGACTGGTTATTGCAAAGTGATACCTGCATCCCTCGCGCGCGTCTTATAAGCCCGCTTCAGGCGACCTCGCGGTGACAGCTAGCAACTATTTACTCTCGGAGCCTATAAGGTAGATAATTCTACAAGAACACACAGTATGAGGTAGCTCCGCTTCTTTTTCGCATGGTTTCGCAACAATAAACTAATCTATGCTATACACCTATGCTACCACAGAGGCACGAACACAGCATGTGCTCAATATTCCCAGCATGAACTATCATACTCCAAATTgttaccccccctcccatcattTCTATCCCTCGAAATAAAAGGCACTTTTATACAGAAGAAAAGCTATACCtgctttattttaaaaagatgcGGGCCCTGGTGCTggcaccctcccccatccagAGTTATGCATCACATTACTGCTTGTGTACACCAATCAACTTTGACTTTAAGAAAATCGAAAAGTGTGAGTGCCTGAAACCAGTGGCCACGAAGAATACAACTACTAAATGTGTTTATAACAGTCAGCGCATCCATAAAGTCTCCAGTGAGGCACATAGTGAATTAACGcatttataaaagaaaaagaccTTTTTTATCCAACCTACTTGACACATTTTTTCGTATTGTCAACCTCATTTGAAATGGTTGTATAAGAACTTAGATAACCAAGTCAAGATCATGCGATGGAGGAGGGGCACAGATCTATCAATGCTGAGTTGTCCCTTTGCTACAACATACATACGATAGATTACAACAGACTGCACCAATAGCTTTTATTCATTGCTTCAAGCACAGCATTCAAGTACAAAATTGCTACTGCTAGAGTTATAGCCTGTGTATCCGCTTTCAAAATACCTATTGTATAACAACACTACTACAAAGCATTTTGAAACCGGGTGCAAACATGCTACTTGAAGTGTTGATTGTACCACTACAGCTAGCTCTTGCCTTACTCAGAGATCTTACATTCTTTCAACCTTACATATGTTCCACTGTATTACAACCCTGGATGGCTCTGACGCAATAACTGACACTTCCGGAAGCTAACTGAAACCATAAgagttgttttctcacaatttgaAAATCCTAAGATTCAAAACTGGTAGAATAGTTGCTTGTAGCAGCAGGCCTTGATGAGTAGTAACATATTAAGAACAAATATTTATTACACTGGAAATACATCCGTTGGTGCTTTAGAGTTATTTAAAATGCAGTTCTGCCAGCCCCCAAAAATACAAGAAATGTTCTGAGTTTCCCAAGAATTTCTTGTGAAGTGGTGGCCTCAAACACATACTCATGCGAATAAAGAAAATCAATAGTCTAGTAATGAAAAGTGTACTAGTAAAGTACAAAACAAATGTCTATCGAACAGGTGGCAATTGAAGTAAACTAGGATTATATTAGAAATAACTGTACTATATGTACAATCAACGTCATATGGACATCAGTTTTAAGCAAATAATTTTTCAAATCTGATAATTGCACAACTCAAAGTATGTTTAACAGTCAAGCTGACCAAGATGATTgaataaaggaaatgaaattcAATGACATTATACAATCTCCCTCAACACCGCTTGGAAAGACATTAATTATCAAGAATGTACAGCCACAAAGAAAATTGAGAAAAGAAGCAAATTGTTCAGTTGTAAGTTTGAATAAGACAATTTCAAAATTTGTAACTTGAAGCAGCATATTTCCTATAACCACTGATTGCCATTCTCTTTTCCAAAAAACTCCATTATTATAAAATCGACAGCACTACAGGATCATgacataaataataaacacatCACAAAGTCATCCTGGAGAATTGCAATCACAAAGTCAGGTATAAAATGCTACACAGATATAAAAACGATTTTGTAGTTAACATACAAAAGTCTAAAACAAGTTTGATGGCATTTCACATCCCCAAAGAGGCCCTCAAATTCAACAAAATGCATTGAGAAAGGTTCTACTTGGTTAATCCACTGGGTTAATCTCAATCCGTACTCTGCCGTAAGCACCACGTTTCAAAAGGTAGGAGTCTGTTTGTTGTATATTCTTGCCCAAGGCTCTGCAGCGAACTTCAGTTGTAGAAGTGGTGTTCACCTGGACTGCAATAACAGGGGCGAGCCAGTTATCCTCCATACGATATGGGTAGAAGGACACAGGCCATCCAGGGTTCTCCTCTGGGTAAACTTTAATAAGATTGTTCTTGCTCGAGTCCTGTTAAAAATATCCATGAGATTTATAACAAACTAAACCACTAGTGAATGCACACATATAACACAACATTTAGCCCCTATACATACCTTAGCATCGCATTCAACTTTAATATAGCTCAATCCGCTGTTTGGCTCAGGAACAAAGTTGAAGACctgtagaaaaaaacaaaaaaacaaaaacaaacaaaaacaataagcatAGGTAAACATAAAGTAGGATTCTGTAATTTCTAAAGGATGTTTAAGGGCAATTTAATATTCAACCTAAGCACTCATACTTTATCAAGATTGGGGGTGAACTTTGAACAACCAAATCTATAAAcaatatgcaaaaaaaaaaaaaaatgcaaatagTGTCTTTTTTTGTTGATATCAAGAAATGTAGCACAACTTAAATTGTAACTGGTtaaattataaaaacaaatggaTGTGCCACcataaccctttcaccaccacaggccacTAAAGAGGCCAATTCTCTGATATCCAAGCTTCGTGACAATGAATTCTGCCAGTGGTGAAAAGGCTTAATAGTAGCAGCATTTCTACAAGCAAACCAATGTTTTTGAGATTTGAAAACCAAGTTACAATTTGAACGTGTTCACATTGCATATTGTTCTCAAAAGTAAGGGATCTGCAACTTGAGAAACAAGAGGATGCCTTCTTTCAGTCTCGCACCTTGTTCATCCTGAGAAAGAAGCAGGGAGAACCAGTGTCAAAGCCATATTTGAATCCTGTCTCATTCTTGTAGCACGGCCCAAGGTTGGTCAAATCAAAACGGCACTGCTTCTTAGCATCCTTAGGGCGAGGTTCTCCTGAAGTTCCATTGCAGAAATCTGGAGCAAACTGGTCTTTATTCGCTCCACCTTGTCTAACATACTCTGGGAAAAATACAAAGAGCATCCATAAATTAGAAACATTGCAACATGCTCCAGGAGGCAAAGATCAATAGTTTGTTGAATTTATATTACATTTTGCATGAGAGCTTATTTACTTCTTCACTATTTAGACTCTCCATGTAATAAAACCAAACAACTTTGAAGGTTTACTGATTGTAACACTTACGGTTGAGAAAGCTGTTGATGTCACTGACATGACTTGAGTATGATGATGCCTTGTTTGGATCATAACCCTCGATCTTGTTGGATGGAACAGGGTTCAACACTGAAACACaggaaagaaaaacaaccACATAAACTGTGATCAAACTACTAAATTGACGATGCCTGTAGATATGGGTACAGTAAGATCCTTTGCTTTCAAATTTCACAGCTGTCTTAGGAACTTATGTTAccctatttaaaaaacaaataagtaTTACATCTGCCCTTTGCATAAATTATCCGAATGACTAATATGCTGATGGCAGATTGAAGTCCAATTTCAAATAATCATATTCATGTATAGGCATGGATGGAGTAAGCGGGCCTAGTAATCATCGCAGGTCCGCCCCTCCCTGTAAGTTTATCATAAAAACATACATTCGGGTATCTGTGGTCAGAGGAAAAATGGGCACAGCTAAATATCACGAACTTCATGAATTAGAAACGAATTGCAGTCTATGAATCACTATATGTAAGCAAGTGAAGCAGATTATTGGTCGATTCTATAGAGGGCTTACCAACCTTTGTCTTCGGGCAAAGAGCGAGCAAACACTTGCCCACTCAAAGTTGAAAGATATATCGAGAAATAAACATCTTCTAACACTATGTTACAATCCACAACATGCTTTAAAGCATGGCGATATAAAAAGCCGAGTTTGATTCAGGATTTAAGCGGTACTTGAAGCATGCTCCATGATTTCGAGAGaagttggaaaaaaaaaactcattgAATTGTAAATTAAGTTTTCGGGCTATCGCACATCACGCGGCTTGCGAAATTGTGGCCAACGAAATTCCTTTAAACGTCGAATTCTCTGATCATATATGACATGAAACTATGCTATTTTTGCACTTCTTATTATGCAGGTATCTTCTTTTTTACTGACAACTTGGAGATATCACTGAGTTTTGATACTCACCAGGTTTGCCGGCTATGTATTGGGTTAACTTCGGCCCATCAGCACGGTCGGGTAATGTAGAAAGAAATATCGACAACATTGCGGCGAAAAAACCGGCTAGACACAGGTAGAATACGAGGAAGAACAAGCCGATTTtagctagaaaaaaaatgtagaaaaATATTAGCGAGGTAAGGGATAAATATGGAAAAACAGTCAACATACAACACCTCAGATTCAAACCAAAACGAAGCGGCCATGTTGAATCGTGCATAGAGAAGCCGACACTTGTTAGGTTTTACACGGTAAAAAGCTTACCCCAACTCTGACCATTTCTTCCCATAACCTCCCCCTTTTCTTTGTTGTAAAGAAAGGTCTTGAAGTCGTTGGCATTTTGTACAATGACTTCCCATCTTGTCATTCCCTCCGTGGACTTCTGTGCGTACGCCATCTTGCTAAAACCACGCTGCAAACGCCGGCGGGTGAAGAAACCACGTGATCACTTTTGGCGTCATCCACCACTAGGGGAGGGTAGGGAGAAACAATTCATCCGTAAAATTCAATAAAAGGAAATTCAGAGGCCCGTCAACTCCTTAGAACTAGCATTTACTTATTGATATTTGAAACCATACTCAAAGATTTTACAATTTTCAGTACGTTTTCTTATAGAAGCTAGATACTAAAAACGAAATAGCTCCGTGAGCTCTTTCTTACCCCTACCCTCTTGGTGGATTTCCCCACGATTGTGACGTCACCTACACCTGCCCCGTTGCTAACCAAACGACGGCTCGAGGAAACCATAAGACTACAACACATCAATCGACACCTTTATCAGTGAAATGAGAAAAACAAGGTTCATTTAACGATGTCTTGGATCTTCCGCTTAAGCAACAATGTCGAAGTCACGCAGGAAAGAAGGCAATTTTTATAGCTGATGTAGAGATACGATGGTGAGTTTGAAGATAGATAAAACAATGCCCTTTTTGGTCGTTGCTTTTCATTTCTAGCGCTTCACAAAAGCAGGATTGTTTTTTGACAATAGGCTGCTCAAAATTCCTAGACTTTAGCCCGTTTTTTAGTTAAGTATATGAAGCATTTGTTTGCATTTGGAGTCCAGCCTTTGCTGCCTGCAATCAATAGTGGgatatttttgtaattttcaATGTGTATTGGAGAATGCATTACTTAAAATTTACAAATGAAAATTACAAATATACTACAGGTTGCCAATGAAAAAATACTTATGTCAGAAAATAAGTCGGTAATTTTTAATAGAATGACAAAAATGTATAATATTTCAAATATGGCCCCAATACCAAGGGAGTATCAACATATTTGGGAATCTGTCAATTCAATATTGTTAATAAACTTTACTCTATGGGTCGACAAAGATGAGGGGTTTGATTTTTATTTCGATTTTTGTGTGTGCTAAATTTGGAATTATTTTAACTGCACCGTCTCAGTCTTATGAAATCATGATCATTTATGATTCTGGGATTACGTATTTTTTAcgggaataaaaaaaaatgtgaagaTTATGGTTTGTGGATCTGGTCAGCGGTTTACTATTGGCGGTAGATACATATCGTCATGGCAACATACAGACGAACTGTTACGATAGAGAACCCAAAATGTCGGAACAGGACGATAAACCCGATTCGAGCTCAAGTAAAAGAAGCCTCAAAACTGCCACAAATCAGCTAAAAGCCGAGGCTTTGAGGCGACTAAAACTAGATGATGCCGAGAACGAGGGTGATAATGCATCCGATGCCGGGGATTCCGTTGGAAGCAGGCAAGAATCGAACCTTGCGAGTGGTTCTTCGAATCGAGATGAGAAGGCAGTAAACGATGGGATAGAGAAACCTTCCGAAGTAGGAATGCAAGAATCTAGCGAAAACAAAGAGGGAATGAAGCCAAATTCGCAAGAAGACATAAATGAAGCTGATCTAACTAGAGTCGGGGAGCCTTCGTCTGGTGAAAATGATGCAAATCCGaataaagatgaaaatattTCTGGAGATGGTGGCGAGGGAAACAAAGATGTAAAAGGCGATGACCGGGAAAAAGGTAGCACAGAAAGTGGAGAGATCACAGAGAAAGATTATAGTCATATTGCTGAAGAATCGAAGGGTAAGAAACAAGGAGTCGATACTCCTCAAACGGAAAATGTTGTTGGACAAGGACAGATGGGGAGTAATGGTTCTCAGGCAGAAAACGATGAACAGAGAGTCGATGGAAGTGCAAAGCCATCTACTGAGGGTGGGGTGAGTGTAGAAGCCCTACCAAGTCAAAATACTGAGAGTTCTGTACAGCAAGGAAAACCAAAACAGGGCGGCGAGCAGCAAGCCGACAAGGTGTCAGAAGGTGCTGGTGAGGGTGGTGTCATTTTGGAAAGTGGTGTTTCTGAAAGGTCTATTGACAACTCAGTTGTGGAGGGGAAAACAGGGGAAAATAAGAAAGTTGAAAATTCAAAATCAGACAAGCCAGATGGAGATTCAGAGGAAAAGGCATTGGGTGATGATACAAAAGCTGTTAATTTGGATGAAAATGCAAAGACAGATAGTGATGGAAAACCTACTGGAGatgaaaaaatggaaaataatgCTGCCCAATCTGTGTCAGATCCAAAAAGCAGAACAGAGGGCTCTGCTGAAAGTGAAAATCAAGATGGAAAATCAGCAACTTCTGTTACAGGAAAAGAAGCAAGTGGAACCAATAAAGATGACGGAACAACTCTAAAAGATAATGATTCAAATATTGAATCAGGACGCAATGCCAGTGGTGATAAAAGTGCTGCTATCCCAGTAGATGGTTCTAACACTACAGAGATGAGAGATCCACAAGCCCACAAAACTGCATCAACATCTGCTACAGCAGCTAGCATTGGAGAAAGTGtgaatgatgataacaataaaTCTGCTAGTCAGCAAGTAAATGAGGATAAAGATGCTACGAGCCAGTCTGCTAACAAAGATGCTTCAACTGATGGTGCAGAAACACGCAAAGATGGCAAAGAAGAAGTCACTCCTCCTCTAAATGAACAAACTGAATCAGACATTAGTAATGAAATAAACAAAGGGCCAGACAGTAAGGGGGGTTCTTTAGAGGGTGTTGGTGGTAAAGATGCTAGTGTTGATGCTAATGAGAAATCTGTCCCTAAACAGGAGACAGCAGAGGAAAAAGATAATTCAGAAACAACTGAGAGTAATGTTCAAGAAGAGGGTAAAAGCATGGAGACTAGTGAATCTGCTGCTCAGGGCACAAGTGATAAGGATGCGACAAAAGTAGAATCAGAGACGAATGAGGTTCCAGATGAGCCAAAACAATCTGCTGAAACTCAAGAAAAAGTGGACTCCAAGAAAGGCAGTCCCAAAACTGATGAGGGTGGTGTTGCGGACGAGGCAAAGGCAGCAAAGGGAGAGGAAATGGGAGAAGATCAAAAGGTGACTGCTGCTGGATCAAGTGAAGACACTGCTGGTCTGGAAGCGGTGGAGACTGAAGGAGGTGCAGAACAACAAGGTGACGAAGGTGAGTACTATCAACGCAATGTTAGAGATACTTTAATTCAATCCATGAAGCATTTTAAGGTCGCGCGTGTGTGCAcacatttaaaaattgtatttgtattttacaCAAAATAATGTTGTAGCACATAAAAAGTAAACAGCATGTTTTGCACTTATTTGAGACTGATGCAAAATTGATTGTTGGCTTTTTTATGACACTACCAGAATCAGTTCAATATGTGGTGATACAGCCTCTGTGtaagttagaaaaaaatctgtggaagagaaaaaaagtaagaaattttgaattttgacCCAAAAAATTGATGGTGAAGTTCAGTCCTTTTCGAAAAGCGTTCatgttagcctattttttctGCAATATTTCAACAATCACCCATGGAATTTTAGAGATATTTGTCAATGATAATATTCGGTCCTTTAAACAACTTCTATGATCGACCACATTTCATAGAAGCGCTTTGTTGGGGCAGGGGAATGTTTTAAAGTGAGGGACTATCCCGGGTTGTGTTTTCGAGCTGGTGGGGGTTGTCAGTTTCACGCCACACGTGCGGTATGCAAATTGAGAACGTGTTGGAAATGCACACATCAGTCAGGGGGGCACAAAGACGAGGGTCCAGCCTGAACTGTTTACAATACAACACCATAAGAGCTTGTGCGTATCAACGTGCAAAGCGCTTCTATGCAATGTAGTCGATCATAGGAGTTGTCTAAAGAAAGAAGACGAAAAAGACTCATCAaagtttgacaggtcagtttTAAGCCAACAGTTTGTGTGCTTCAAGCTGGAATATTGTTAGGTGTTCtgtgaatttagaaaaaaaatcatcggacAGATTTCagatttttatgttaatatAAAAATCTTGATTCCATTTAACTTGcatgaaaaataaattgtatCTTCATAAAGAGTAAATTGAGCGGAATCTGATAAAGCACagatgtattaataaaataaaaaaaattatgaaaatcACACAGAAAATGAGTCCTCTATAgggaaacagaaaaaaattctatagccaaaacaacctctGCACACCACCTAAGATAGAGTACAGTAAATAGTGTGTAGCAGAAAAGCTTCTTGCTTTTTAAGAGACTCTATATTAACTACCTCAGCAAAGTACAAGAAGTTGTTTTCAAAACCATGTGAAACTTCAGTCATCCCTTGTCATTAATCGAGTTGGGGCAATCACCATTTGTTGTGTCTTCTGTGAAAGTTTGACTGTACTGAGGTATGTGAACCCAGCGAATGTATCTGCCTTGGCAGCTTTTAAGGGGTTAAATTTAAGACCTTGCATtgaattttaaattatttcatAATTATTTCCTGAgtgtttattatttgttatattttatagTTCAAGGTGGAGAGGCTGGTGATGCAGAAAGGGTGATTCCTGACGATTtctattatgattatgatgacatgGCATCGAAGCCTTTCTCTACAGAGGGAATTCCAAATCAGCTCATCTCATTTCAGTATCCTTGATTATAGATACATAAAATCTAAGGAGGTCTTGATCAAGGAGGCACCATTAAGGAGCTCAACAATCAGTTATTAATACGTTTCGCTATAATAACCGAttagaaggaaaaaaaacctttccCAGAATTCTTGATTCACATATTAAATCAATCTTGCCATTCACTAATCATGAAAGCAATCACAGA is a window from the Nematostella vectensis chromosome 9, jaNemVect1.1, whole genome shotgun sequence genome containing:
- the LOC5503335 gene encoding sodium/potassium-transporting ATPase subunit beta-1 → MAYAQKSTEGMTRWEVIVQNANDFKTFLYNKEKGEVMGRNGQSWAKIGLFFLVFYLCLAGFFAAMLSIFLSTLPDRADGPKLTQYIAGKPVLNPVPSNKIEGYDPNKASSYSSHVSDINSFLNQYVRQGGANKDQFAPDFCNGTSGEPRPKDAKKQCRFDLTNLGPCYKNETGFKYGFDTGSPCFFLRMNKVFNFVPEPNSGLSYIKVECDAKDSSKNNLIKVYPEENPGWPVSFYPYRMEDNWLAPVIAVQVNTTSTTEVRCRALGKNIQQTDSYLLKRGAYGRVRIEINPVD